A single Triticum dicoccoides isolate Atlit2015 ecotype Zavitan chromosome 2A, WEW_v2.0, whole genome shotgun sequence DNA region contains:
- the LOC119355089 gene encoding uncharacterized protein LOC119355089 — MGCISSKLLPPGPGGRTGAARATVRGRVDHVVSLTSTTYGVLDLQAKHGATATAGAKDLPLPQEQEKPISREWKRASARRPPPLVVPDAKKPAPAPKPESGMEVINAWEIMDGLEDADSPAKKPAKPGRWSPARVLAMALSSPKRSSTKRRNTPGKENSPLQRCSGKENSKPSDVADEDRVLRPYNSIDNSKLSRASKRFSPGSARVARKPNAAETGGMSSSRRSLSPLFDPELLASIERELSEEGAHIKRVIGSEKPKQPKVIPAIVAEGKCPPGGADAVVLYTTTLRGIRKTFEDCNAVRAVIEAHDVKVIERDVSMDSGYREELRLLLGGRELRVPAVFVRGKHVGGAAEVTRMEEEGKLKALLQGLPRARVWCAGCAGVRFVMCRGCNGSRKVRVDGERKETVQCGECNENGLVRCPICS; from the coding sequence aTGGGGTGCATCTCGTCCAAGCTCCTCCCGCCCGGGCCCGGAGGCCGCACCGgcgccgcgcgcgccaccgtgcGCGGCCGTGTGGACCACGTCGTCTCCCTCACCTCCACCACCTACGGCGTCCTCGACCTGCAGGCCAAGCACGGCGCCACCGCCACGGCTGGAGCCAAGGACCTGCCGTTGCCGCAGGAGCAGGAGAAGCCGATAAGCCGGGAGTGGAAGCGCGCGTCCGCCAGGCGCCCGCCGCCCCTCGTCGTCCCGGACGCCAAGAAGCCGGCTCCGGCGCCCAAGCCGGAGTCCGGCATGGAGGTGATCAACGCGTGGGAGATCATGGACGGGCTGGAGGACGCCGATTCGCCTGCCAAGAAGCCGGCCAAGCCCGGCCGTTGGTCTCCCGCCAGGGTCCTCGCCATGGCCCTGTCGTCGCCCAAGAGGTCGTCGACGAAGCGGAGGAACACGCCGGGGAAGGAGAACAGCCCGCTGCAGCGTTGCTCCGGGAAGGAGAACAGCAAGCCCAGCGACGTCGCCGACGAGGACAGGGTCCTCCGCCCGTACAACTCCATCGACAACTCCAAGCTGTCCAGGGCGTCCAAGAGATTCTCCCCGGGAAGCGCCCGGGTCGCTCGGAAGCCCAACGCGGCCGAGACCGGAGGCATGTCGTCGTCGCGCCGGAGCCTGAGCCCGCTGTTCGACCCGGAGCTCCTCGCGTCCATCGAGCGGGAGCTGTCGGAGGAAGGCGCGCACATCAAGCGAGTGATTGGGTCCGAGAAGCCCAAGCAGCCGAAGGTGATTCCGGCGATCGTGGCGGAGGGCAAGTGCCCGCCCGGCGGCGCGGACGCGGTCGTGCTCTACACCACCACCTTGCGCGGCATCCGCAAGACGTTCGAGGACTGCAACGCGGTGCGCGCCGTGATCGAGGCCCACGACGTGAAGGTCATCGAGCGGGACGTGTCCATGGACTCGGGCTACCGGGAGGAGCTGCGGCTGCTGCTGGGCGGGCGGGAGCTGCGCGTGCCCGCCGTGTTCGTCCGGGGCAAGCACGTGGGCGGCGCGGCCGAGGTGacgaggatggaggaggaggggaAGCTCAAGGCGCTGCTCCAGGGGCTGCCGCGGGCGCGAGTCTGGTGCGCGGGGTGCGCCGGCGTGAGGTTCGTCATGTGCAGGGGCTGCAACGGCAGCCGCAAGGTGCGCGTGGACGGCGAGCGGAAGGAGACGGTCCAGTGCGGCGAGTGCAACGAGAACGGCCTAGTCCGGTGCCCCATCTGCTCGTGA
- the LOC119359501 gene encoding uncharacterized protein LOC119359501 produces MPQLDLESLFCVGGGESRSTKVACETIAVAASDVDVASAHEQSRRIIWAWSGPTGAALERDGSTKGSSNPKTAAEETTRNKGASRAPRRLELEAIVVGVLPAGKMVVQQRRPPVVGRGWRRPAAGARVFASEAVGTEPVSPKVSCFGAVRSESRAAAPAPAPSPRGEEEQVEERSGCWASVASALRGLLCGSDSDNRREGESGASESKPAVSGSPTVDGPVLSPPRPVLGLGDVKQIASRRWPDGDGRCLV; encoded by the coding sequence ATGCCACAGCTCGATCTGGAGTCCCTCTTCTGCGTCGGCGGCGGCGAGTCCAGGTCGACGAAGGTCGCCTGCGAGACCATCGCGGTCGCAGCCTCCGACGTCGACGTCGCCAGCGCCCACGAGCAGTCGCGCCGGATTATCTGGGCCTGGTCCGGGCCAACCGGCGCGGCGCTGGAGCGGGACGGGTCGACCAAGGGCAGCTCCAACCCCAAGACCGCGGCAGAAGAGACGACGCGTAACAAGGGCGCGTCGAGGGCGCCGAGGAGGTTGGAGTTGGAGGCAATCGTGGTGGGCGTTCTGCCTGCCGGGAAGATGGTCGTGCAGCAGAGGCGCCCTCCTGTGGTCGGCCGCGGCTGGCGCCGGCCGGCCGCAGGGGCCAGGGTGTTCGCGAGCGAGGCCGTGGGCACGGAGCCCGTGTCCCCGAAGGTGTCGTGCTTTGGGGCTGTGCGGTCCGAGAGCCGCGCGGCGGCGCCTGCACCTGCGCCTTcgccgcgcggggaggaggagcaGGTCGAGGAGCGGAGCGGGTGCTGGGCGAGCGTCGCCTCCGCGCTTCGTGGCTTGCTATGCGGCTCTGACTCGGACAACCGTCGGGAAGGTGAATCTGGGGCGAGTGAATCGAAGCCCGCGGTGTCGGGGTCGCCGACGGTGGACGGTCCAGTTCTGTCGCCGCCGCGGCCGGTGCTGGGTCTGGGAGACGTGAAGCAAATTGCTtcgcggcggtggccggatggAGATGGGCGGTGCTTGGTTTGA